Below is a genomic region from Medicago truncatula cultivar Jemalong A17 chromosome 3, MtrunA17r5.0-ANR, whole genome shotgun sequence.
GGCCACTTCCATGATTTACAACACCAATAAACTAGTTCACATTTCAGAACTATCCTCCTCTTCAATCCCCTTTCTAATTACACATTTCATTTCATCAAATAACAATGCATTCATTTTCCTACAGACCCTAAACCAGCAAATTTAaactattgaaaaaataaatgggGAAATCCAAATGAGAAACCTAAAATGTAGTTGAGTTGACAAGGTTATTGTTCCTACCTCCTGCAACCCGATACCTCGTTCGAGTCAACCCACTCGATTCAAAAAGACTATCAAACTCAGAaccatcttcatcatcaccatctCCAAAACCCCTCATCTTCTCCAACACCCTTTTAGCCTTCTCCCTTGCCCTATCTGTCCCTGTCTCCTCAATCACCCTCAAAACCTCCACAGCATTCGCTTCCTTCGCCAACCCTTTAAATCTCAAACTCCCATGACTCAATGCATACAACGCCGCCACACAATTCTCCCTTGTCGCCTCGGAGTCCAGCTCACTCCCCCTcaacaaactcaccaaacaATCCACTGCATTGGCATCCAGCATTGCAGTCCTTCCCTCCACACACATTGCCAGATtacacaaaatcaacaaaaccctACTCGCCATTGTCCCGGTCATCACCATCGAAAGCAACGTCGGAACCACCCCAAGTTTAACCATCTTAACTCTATTACTCTGAACCAGCGTTAAATGATACAGCGCAAGCGCTGAATCATGCCTCGTTCGCTCAGACTCCGACCTCAGCGCGTGCATCAACGGCTGCAAAGCACCAAGAACACCAATTGCCATCTTATTATCATCATCCAAAGCCAAACTAAACAACGCACCCGCAGCATGTTCCTGCGATTCACTGAACCCCCCTTTCAACACATCAATCAGAAAAGGAACAAATCCTGACCGCACAATTCTCATCTTGTTCGATTTCTCCAACGAAAGGTTGACCAACGAAGCAACAGCGTTGACCTGAACAACAACGTAACGCGAATCAATCAACGAACGAATCGACGATAAAATCCGCGGCGTGCATAACGAAACCCTAGCTTCTTCTCTGTTCCTCGTAATACTCCTAAGCGAAACTAAACCTTGTTCTTGTTCAAAAACCTCTTTACTCTTCAGCTTCTTCAGTaaagtttcttcttcttccgaAACAGGAACGTTAGGGTTTTGAACTTCGATCTCAaacgatgaagatgaagaaggtgagAAACACGTTGGACGAAGAGTGAAAGGTAAAGGCGTTCCAGGACTCGCTGCGATGATAACCGATTCTTCTGAAGAAGATCCCGAGTTGAAATGGTTGCCACGTGTACCTAACTCCGTCACGGCGTGTGAGAATATCACCGGAGGATTCTCCGCCACCGCGTTTAACAGTTCCTTTTCAGAAACCCTAATAAGATCCTCTTTCTCCGCCGTCGCTGCCGTCATTTTTTCCCTAACAATATTCTCCACGGTGGAGTAATCTGGCGCGGGTGGGTGTACAGTACGGGTTTTATCGCACCAGTTTATGATGGTAGTTTTGATGGCGAGATTGGTGATGACTGTTGAGAAATCGGGTCGGGTTCCGTTTTGCAGGACTGGAGTGAAGTTTAAATCGGTACAGACTTGAACGGAGAGACGTTCGAACGTTTGACCCGAAGAGACTACGACCGGGTCGGACATTAATGAACCGGTAATGGGACATAGAAACTCTTTAGGAggttgttgtttggattgagAAGAAGAACGATGGAAGGAAATTTTCCACCTGTGTTTTCCATTGCCACCCATGACTGTTTTTTAACTTATGaagctgttgttgttgatagtGTTTTGGTTAGGACATAGGAATCAGGAATATAATAAGAAGCATAACATAGCATGTGAGATTGTGTTGTGGTTGAAATTGTCGTTGTAGTTGCACGTGTAGGGTAAGAGTGAGACTGGGTATTTAACTTCTTGCGTGTGTGtgtgagaagaagatgaaactgATAGAGAGTGTTCGTGAGTTGAATGAGTATTGAAGGTAGAAAATGGAAACAGAACAAAATTATTGACAGTGGCACGTTTGGGGCTGGAAGAGAGGATGGGATGAGGTTACTTTTGGATTTTAATGTTCCCACTTTTGTTGTTGGCCTTGTTTACTTTTCTTCTATTCATGTTGTTTCGTGCTTTTTCGAGGAGGCTGTTTCTGAAACTTTCAAcgtttttatttctctttattttttgacaGCTAATATACTGTCTCTCGTGATAACCACAACTCTCATAAGTCAATACTCATATACGTCGCTGCTTCcttgtttttcgttttttattttttttattttattcacttATCATCCCGTCAATTGAGtaaaaaattgtaagttttgtcGATTACTCTCTCacattaataaaatttagattATCTTTTAAAACTGTACAACGTTGAACAAGTTACTCTTTCCGTCAAATTCTTTTGTTAATCATGACATTTTGCAAACACTCCATGAagtttgcacttatgtgcaaaatactccttgaactttatttttttccttatacttaactcaaaatatattaaagacaaacaattaacagttAGTTTTactatttaagttatttaagaCGCATTCTCTGCATTATCGTGATAGAAGTTGGTACCAATCatagaaatataaaagaaataactTACTTTTATTGATGATACAATATGAATATAAGATATCGGAAACCGATACTCCACAGATACGTACTTACGAAGTAtcggaattaattattttaatttttaaaaaatattttatcttatacTTTATAGATACACAATgatacttataagatacttcCTAGATACATGTATCATAGAAAAGATGAAGTGTAAAAAAGTGAGACAATATAGAAATTCAGTAGAGATATATACgattcaattttagatatgcATAAGTATAATTGTTTCTCGATGAATCACTTAAATGAAGGTCACGAGAGAGGTGGTTCAATTAATCAACATTGgataaaatttgtgttgaaTGCTTCTCTCGATAtccaaacaaatgaaaatataatatggtTTACAAGATAACTTTACATACACATAATAATGAAGGGTAGTCAATGcttattttcttcaagtattttacatacatgtaaattttagtataaatttttttgttagcgtatcgtatcctaaatttaaaaaaaatctcgtATCAGTGTATCGATATCGTATCGTACCCGCATCCGTATCCAGACTTCAAAGAACAAAAGTGAACAATTGAACGATATCAATTGTTGTGTTACAATTTATAGATATTGTCAATTTCTAAAATCACGAGCTTATATAAACAACTTCTAGCTTACATGAAAACggttaaatttatatataatgtcTTTTGGTATAAGAGTAACATATAAATATGTAATATTTAAGTGATTGAATTCAAGTGGTTAATAAACTTTCCTTAAGACCATCTACAATAGAGAGATCTTCCCCTATTAAGCACCATTGTAAACAGGCACCCTCTTTGTGACACCAATGATTATGGTGCTTATGAAGGTGGGTGCTTGCAGAGGCACCCTCTCTCTCCTATTACTCATGGGTCTCACATATacaattaattctatttttttatatatttaattattgtagtattttgatattaaaaaatatttatataatagtTGTAAATaatagttgaatttgatttaaaaaaaaaatagttgaatttgaatttttttgta
It encodes:
- the LOC25489555 gene encoding U-box domain-containing protein 38; amino-acid sequence: MGGNGKHRWKISFHRSSSQSKQQPPKEFLCPITGSLMSDPVVVSSGQTFERLSVQVCTDLNFTPVLQNGTRPDFSTVITNLAIKTTIINWCDKTRTVHPPAPDYSTVENIVREKMTAATAEKEDLIRVSEKELLNAVAENPPVIFSHAVTELGTRGNHFNSGSSSEESVIIAASPGTPLPFTLRPTCFSPSSSSSFEIEVQNPNVPVSEEEETLLKKLKSKEVFEQEQGLVSLRSITRNREEARVSLCTPRILSSIRSLIDSRYVVVQVNAVASLVNLSLEKSNKMRIVRSGFVPFLIDVLKGGFSESQEHAAGALFSLALDDDNKMAIGVLGALQPLMHALRSESERTRHDSALALYHLTLVQSNRVKMVKLGVVPTLLSMVMTGTMASRVLLILCNLAMCVEGRTAMLDANAVDCLVSLLRGSELDSEATRENCVAALYALSHGSLRFKGLAKEANAVEVLRVIEETGTDRAREKAKRVLEKMRGFGDGDDEDGSEFDSLFESSGLTRTRYRVAGGRNNNLVNSTTF